In one Carettochelys insculpta isolate YL-2023 chromosome 6, ASM3395843v1, whole genome shotgun sequence genomic region, the following are encoded:
- the CARNS1 gene encoding carnosine synthase 1: protein MLLCLSPSWLTKVPSEQHAGESSLMVSKAVSFERGGRTCLDEFSPPRRVTYFLGSFGLCKELRQSARELARNLDCPTGGLGELARLLEDKLLTRQLLDQRAQVGVPLTLAFTFKRLRLLQDVTAKRSVHVVELSGKEGQENLIQEETEAFLQGKAMEPYSQVVVKASGWCWSGTRAVTFHAKTEQADVLQAVLALLETLEEEESILLEAFIPTTRLTQPEAPNSTYPSSTSPRPDLAIRICTVVCRSWGDQPLLSKVVCSVGRADKPLKHQATVPQSLESGLRQQGITDKAQIAAIHAQIKHKAEAAMTAFLEMEAGLSVEERGGRKAQTDVIGVDFLLTSSEQVLKLVALEMNSHLCLETCALLESMGQAVGASAGESSRPLVETMLRRAQCHLMEGKHVLVIGAGGFSKRFIWEAARTYGIKIHLVESNPNHFASQLVHTFIHYDSREHRRDEEHAQRLVGLVRERGLHLDGCLSYWDDCMVLTALVCEQLGLRCSPVAAMRLAKQKSRTHQHLLRRRKEAPLGWASEALYAVPCCHVESHTDVERAARYLPFPGVMKLEYGAGAVGVKLVEDVQQCHLHFEKISRDLQQDADCPGIGLGWGNSMLLMEYLGGTEHDVDIVVYDGRMLAAFVSDNGPTCMPHFMETAASMPTCLAPDREAQLVRAAYQCCLGCGLTDGVFNVELKMTAAGPKLIEINPRMGGFYLRDWIQAIYGVDMMFASVMVACSVPPLLPTRAQPCTHLVGVMCIASQHLQALKSTASVETLQALHERGVIRLNLLKEELVAYEYEEPYCNVACAGPSRREACLRLLGVCQVLGIDSPRYPVSHFLSHFK, encoded by the exons atgctgctgtgcctgtcgCCCAGCTGGCTGACCAAGGTGCCCTCGGAGCAGCATGCCGGCGAGTCATCCCTGATGGTCTCCAAGGCTGTCTCCTTCGAGCGGGGCGGGCGCACGTGCCTGGACGAGTTCTCGCCCCCGCGCCGCGTCACCTACTTCCTGGGCTCCTTCGGGCTGTGCAAGGAGCTCAGGCAGTCGGCGCGGGAGCTGGCTCGCAACCTGGACTGCCCCACGGGAGGCTTGGGGGAGCTGGCCCGCCTGCTGGAGGACAAGCTGCTGACACGCCAGTTGCTGGACCAGCGGGCCCAGGTGGGGGTGCCGCTCACGCTGGCCTTCACCTTCAAGCGGCTGCGCCTGCTGCAGGACGTGACTGCCAAGCGCTCTGTCCACGTGGTGGAGCTCAGCGGCAAGGAGGGGCAGGAGAACCTCATCCAGGAGGAGACTGAAGCCTTTTTGCAGGGCAAAGCTATGGAGCCCTATAGCCAG GTGGTGGTGAAGGCATCGGGCTGGTGCTGGAGTGGGACCCGTGCTGTGACCTTCCACGCCAAGACGGAGCAGGCTGACGTGCTGCAGGCTGTGCTGGCGCTGCTGGAgaccctggaggaggaggagagcatcCTGCTGGAGGCCTTCATCCCCACCACCCGCCTCACCCAGCCCGAAGCCCCCAACAGCACCTACCCAA GCAGCACATCTCCGAGGCCTGACCTGGCGATCCGGATCTGCACTGTTGTCTGCAGATCCTGGGGTGACCAGCCTCTGCTGAGCAAG GTGGTCTGCAGCGTGGGACGGGCCGATAAGCCCCTGAAGCACCAGGCCACGGTGCCGCAGAGTCTGGAGAGCGGCCTGCGGCAGCAGGGGATAACAGACAAGGCCCAGATAGCTGCCATTCATGCCCAGATCAAGCACAAGGCTGAGGCTGCCATGACGGCcttcctggagatggaggcagggctgTCAGTGGAGGAGCGGGGAGGCCGGAAGGCCCAGACTGATGTGATTG GCGTGGATTTCCTCCTCACCTCGTCAGAGCAGGTGCTGAAGCTGGTGGCCCTGGAGATGAATTCTCATCTGTGCCTGGAGACCTGCGCTCTGCTGGAGTCCATGGGCCAGGCCGTGGGGGCATCGGCAGGCGAGTCCTCACGCCCCCTGGTGGAGACAATGTTGCGGCGTGCGCAGTGCCACCTCATGGAGGGGAAGCATGTGCTGGTGATCGGGGCTGGAGGATTCAGCAAAAGGTTCATCTGGGAGGCAGCCAGGACCTACGGGATAAAA atCCACCTGGTGGAGTCAAACCCCAACCACTTTGCCTCACAGCTGGTGCATACATTCATCCACTAtgacagcagggagcacaggcggGACGAGGAGCACGCCCAGCGGCTGGTGGGGCTGGTGCGGGAGCGGGGCCTGCACCTGGACGGCTGCCTCTCCTACTGGGATGACTGCATGGTGCTGACAGCCCTGGTGTGTGAGCAGCTGGGCCTGCGCTGCAGCCCCGTGGCTGCCATGCGGTTGGCCAAGCAGAAGAGCcgcacccaccaacacctgctGCGCCGGCGGAAGGAAGCGCCGCTTGGCTGGGCCTCGGAGGCCCTCTACGCCGTGCCCTGCTGCCACGTGGAGAGCCACACTGATGTGGAGCGGGCTGCCCGCTACCTCCCCTTCCCTGGCGTCATGAAGCTGGAGTATGGCGCGGGCGCCGTGGGGGTCAAGCTGGTGGAGGACGTGCAGCAGTGTCACCTGCACTTTGAGAAGATCTCCCGGGATTTGCAGCAGGATGCGGACTGCCCGGGcattgggctgggctggggcaacAGCATGCTGCTGATGGAGTACCTCGGCGGCACGGAGCACGATGTGGACATTGTGGTCTACGACGGGCGCATGCTGGCTGCCTTCGTCTCTGACAACGGGCCCACGTGCATGCCTCACTTCATGGAGACGGCGGCCAGCATGCCCACCTGCCTGGCACCCGACCGTGAGGCCCAGCTGGTGCGAGCTGCCTACCAGTGCTGCTTGGGCTGCGGCCTGACCGACGGCGTCTTCAATGTGGAACTCAAGATGACGGCAGCTGGGCCCAAGCTCATCGAGATCAACCCCCGCATGGGCGGCTTCTACCTGCGTGACTGGATCCAGGCCATCTATGGGGTGGACATGATGTTTGCCTCAGTCATGGTGGCCTGCAGCGTGCCCCCGCTGCTTCCCACCcgcgcccagccctgcacccacctgGTGGGTGTTATGTGCATAGCGTCGCAGCACCTGCAGGCCCTCAAGTCCACAGCCAGCGTGGAGACGCTGCAGGCGCTGCATGAGCGCGGGGTCATCCGCCTCAACCTGCTGAAGGAGGAGCTAGTCGCCTATGAATACGAAGAACCCTACTGTAACGTGGCCTGCGCTGGCCCCAGCCGGCGTGAGGCCTGCCTCAGGTTGCTGGGTGTGTGCCAGGTGCTGGGCATCGACTCGCCCCGCTATCCCGTCTCCCACTTCCTCTCCCACTTCAAATAg